A DNA window from Anastrepha obliqua isolate idAnaObli1 chromosome 5, idAnaObli1_1.0, whole genome shotgun sequence contains the following coding sequences:
- the LOC129248790 gene encoding uncharacterized protein LOC129248790: MPTAQKAVLLSTALVKVRDSADRWQNVRLLFDSGFHATFITEACVQRLGLARKSSSTLVTGIGASQITGDLPSQSLSVPEWSHIKGLFLADPHFMEPGRVDNLIGMNYMDRLILTELRKGPQKPVFGWTLCRNLDTSVPPVNHIQSLHCDIHLDRALDKLWEFEEAPQTRYLTHEERFCEEHFETTHSRKPDGRFVVELPLKVNVQLGESRSLAV, translated from the exons ATGCCTACAGCACAAAAAGCTGTGTTGTTATCAACCGCCCTAGTAAAGGTACGTGATTCTGCTGATCGATGGCAGAATGTTCGCTTATTATTCGATTCAGGTTTTCACGCCACATTCATAACTGAGGCATGCGTACAACGTCTAGGTCTAGCTCGCAAATCTTCGTCCACATTGGTAACGGGAATTGGCGCTTCTCAG ATTACGGGCGATTTGCCTTCGCAGAGTTTAAGCGTTCCTGAATGGTCTCACATCAAGGGACTGTTCTTAGCTGACCCACACTTCATGGAACCCGGCCGTGTAGACAACTTAATCGGCATGAACTATATGGATCGACTCATTTTAACTGAGCTGCGTAAGGGCCCACAGAAACCAGTATTTGGCTGGACGTTGTGTAGAAACTTAGACACATCCGTTCCACCCGTAAACCATATACAATCGTTACACTGTGATATACATTTAGATAGAGCATTGGATAAATTGTGGGAATTTGAAGAAGCGCCGCAAACACGATATCTTACCCACGAGGAACGGTTCTGCGAGGAACATTTTGAAACAACTCATAGTAGGAAGCCGGACGGACGCTTTGTAGTGGAGTTACCACTCAAGGTCAACGTGCAATTAGGTGAATCAAGGAGTCTCGCCGTATGA
- the LOC129249288 gene encoding protein cornichon homolog 4 translates to MLPEPATFAITLLLYGAILLLLIYYVLTLADLECDYLNAQECCARLNFWVIPKFGSHAILCIILLLGGHWIMFILNIPMVMWLCYELYRQPRDSLGVYDPVDIHSHGLLKVHLRNCMIYLGYYFIMFFVALYCLISALLKGDPIKRHEEGEIITEF, encoded by the exons ATGTTACCAGAACCGGCTACATTTGCAATCACTTTGCTTTTGTATGGCGCAATACTTCTACTGCTCATCTATTAC GTGTTGACTCTTGCCGATCTAGAATGTGACTATCTGAATGCTCAGGAGTGCTGTGCTCGTCTAAATTTCTGGGTTATACCCAAGTTTGGGTCCCACGCAATACTCTGTATCATCTTACTGCTCGGTGGCCACTGGATTATGTTCATACTAAATATCCCAATGGTAATGTGGCTATGTTACGAATTATACCGGCAGCCAAGAGATAGTCTAGGCGTTTACGATCCTGTTGACATACACAGTCACGGACTTTTAAAAGTGCATCTGAGGAACTGTATGATTTACTTGGGATACTACTTTATTATGTTCTTTGTAGCTTTGTATTG tttgatttctgcattacttaAAGGAGATCCTATCAAACGACATGAAGAGGGAGAAATTATAACAGAGTTTTAA
- the LOC129249287 gene encoding uncharacterized protein LOC129249287, translating into MGIIEYEIEEIRKLCENTVPNSKIIACLCGDSPLVRVDIHDNSLHRQLTVCLRFPPEYPNDSILVELKSRTLSLKFLDSLARLCEKHARQHLGKPQGLHVLRFVQQYIHENPLCVCFDEIQELRRDLSANATPDLLKLKQRHSIVQLTAKGGEYYYKLNAYIPNEYPKQGVQLQQQESNLPPILVRYLNGQSCEIARQCVEPPLRVDKNDQAAFQPVPSLYRALKFCLEATSDFDVELCPICDKKVLPKEPSQLELDDTKDAFVERVYCGHLFHQGCLKHYLQQPPFPKSGKLCPAKRRHPRSDAKFYVGSASGRQPTVSADTGGRCSIRLAHDRWVVNVKLAESRWAQKQARERELQEVLDFLK; encoded by the coding sequence ATGGGTATAATTGAATACGAAATAGAAGAAATACGAAAGTTGTGCGAGAATACCGTGCCAAATTCCAAAATAATCGCATGCCTTTGTGGGGACTCGCCGCTTGTACGTGTGGACATTCACGACAATTCGTTGCATCGGCAACTTACTGTTTGTTTGCGCTTTCCACCGGAGTATCCTAATGATTCAATACTAGTCGAATTGAAAAGTCGCACactgtcattaaaatttttagacagCCTTGCAAGACTTTGCGAAAAACATGCCCGTCAACATTTAGGGAAACCTCAAGGATTACATGTGCTGCGTTTTGTTCAGCAGTATATACACGAAAACCCGCTTTGCGTGTGTTTTGACGAAATACAAGAGTTGCGTCGTGATCTCAGTGCGAATGCAACACCGGATCTATTGAAATTAAAGCAACGCCATTCGATTGTACAATTAACTGCTAAGGGTGGAGAGTATTATTATAAACTAAATGCATATATTCCAAATGAGTATCCAAAGCAGGGTGTACAACTCCAGCAACAAGAATCAAATTTGCCACCTATTTTGGTTCGTTACTTGAATGGACAGTCTTGCGAAATAGCTAGACAGTGTGTAGAACCCCCATTACGTGTGGACAAAAACGATCAAGCTGCATTTCAACCGGTTCCAAGTTTGTACCGCGCATTAAAGTTTTGTTTGGAAGCTACTTCCGATTTCGATGTAGAATTATGTCCAATTTGTGATAAAAAGGTGCTACCAAAGGAACCGTCACAACTGGAGTTAGATGATACCAAAGATGCATTTGTAGAACGTGTATATTGCGGTCATCTTTTTCACCAGGGCTGCCTTAAACATTATCTACAGCAACCACCTTTTCCTAAGAGTGGTAAATTATGCCCAGCTAAGAGACGTCATCCGCGTTCCGATGCTAAATTCTATGTGGGTTCCGCGAGCGGACGGCAACCAACAGTTAGTGCAGATACCGGTGGAAGATGCAGCATTCGATTAGCTCACGATCGCTGGGTCGTCAATGTGAAGTTGGCCGAATCACGGTGGGCGCAAAAACAAGCGCGTGAACGCGAATTACAAGAAGTATTGGATTTTCTGAAGTAA
- the LOC129249289 gene encoding ketimine reductase mu-crystallin, producing MTSAVLYINAEQVRNVLHWPMVCEAVEEAMKSVAHSHEHSCPGSNRPLTNQPARSMTFCGKKSQILLTMPGYVANYRLTAATNNGAAKENFSTLGCKLVTSFAENTVREIPLPNIMANILLFNSETGKLNCIVDGTDITAWRTAAASIVATKYLYFLRYPEGIVRPIKVAIIGTGVQGESHAIGMCSSFTVTDIYLWNRTASKAESLAQELKTKAPNVRVHVSKNVADAVINADVICVGTYAQTPLVTHAMIKKNHVHINSVGAGQVHFQEIGPDIYDHAKVYIDSWENAKTELKGLKADIIGEVGEVINFAKYPQEDKITVFQSMGMAAEDVTVAQAVFNAAQDRTD from the exons ATGACTTCGGCCGTTCTCTATATAAATGCAGAACAAGTACGAAATGTACTCCATTGGCCTATGGTATGCGAGGCTGTTGAAGAGGCCATGAAGTCAGTTGCGCATTCTCACGAACACTCATGTCCAGGTTCCAATCGCCCTCTAACGAACCAGCCAGCACGGAGCATGACATTTTGTGgcaaaaaatcacaaatattATTAACAATGCCAGGATATGTAGCCAACTACCGGCTGACCGCCGCGACTAACAATGGAGCAGctaaagaaaattttagtacGCTAGGCTGCAAACTTGTAACATCATTTGCGGAAAACACAGTGCGTGAAATTCCATTACCGAATATTATGGCAAATATACTCCTTTTCAATTCGGAAACtggaaaattaaattgtattgtTGATGGCACAGATATCACTGCTTGGCGTACAGCAGCTGCTTCCATTGTGGCCACCAAGTACCTTTATTTTCTCCGTTATCCTGAAGGTATTGTACGGCCAATTAAGGTGGCAATTATTGGTACCGGAGTTCAAGGTGAAAGCCATGCTATTGGAATGTGTTCATCTTTCACAGTTACCGATATTTATCTTTGGAACCGTACTGCCAGCAAAGCCGAGTCATTAGCGCAAGAACTGAAAACAAAGGCACCTAATGTACGGGTTCATGTAAGCAAGAACGTTGCCGATGCAGTAATTAATGCCGATGTAATTTGTGTGGGCACTTATGCCCAAACGCCTCTAGTTACGCACGCGATGATTAAGAAAAATCATGTTCACATCAACT CCGTCGGCGCAGGGCAAGTGCATTTTCAAGAAATTGGGCCTGATATTTACGATCACGCAAAGGTATATATTGATTCGTGGGAAAACGCGAAAACAGAATTGAAAGGTTTGAAAGCTGACATAATTGGTGAAGTGGGAGAAGTAATCAATTTTGCGAAATACCCGCAGGAGGATAAAATAACAGTATTTCAATCAATGG GTATGGCTGCGGAGGATGTAACAGTGGCGCAAGCAGTTTTCAATGCTGCTCAGGATCGGACAGACTAA
- the LOC129249290 gene encoding serine--tRNA ligase, cytoplasmic — protein sequence MVLDLDLFRSDKGGNPDAIRENQKKRFKDLALVEAVIEQDTLWRQRRHRADNLNKVKNLCSKEIGEKMKKKEPQGDAAEEIPECISENLDELSSEMLRQLTVNQIKKVRVIIDKAMLDNERCLQQAEQLRNTALREVGNHLHESVPVSNDEDENRVERTFGDCQRRGKYSHVDLIVMIDGMDAEKGAVVSGGRGYFLTGPAVFLEQALIQHSLHMLANRGYTPLYTPFFMRKEVMQEVAQLSQFDEELYKVIGKTSERGDEVGTDEKYLIATSEQPIAAFHRDEWLPEASLPIKYAGLSTCFRQEVGSHGRDTRGIFRVHQFEKVEQFVLTSPHDNKSWEMMDEMIDNAENFCQSLEIPYRIVNIVSGALNHAASKKLDLEAWFGGSGAFRELVSCSNCLDYQARRLLVRFGQTKKMNSSVDYVHMLNATMCATTRVICAILENHQTATGVRVPEPLKKYMPEKYRDEIPFVKPAPIDLEAAAATGKKVKGKKDPAA from the coding sequence ATGGTTTTGGATTTAGATTTGTTCCGTAGCGATAAGGGCGGAAATCCAGACGCTATTAGAGAGAATCAGAAAAAACGTTTTAAGGATTTGGCTCTTGTGGAGGCTGTCATAGAACAAGACACTTTATGGAGACAACGACGACACCGTGCAGATaacttaaataaagtaaaaaatctaTGCAGCAAAGAGATTGgagaaaaaatgaagaaaaaggagCCACAAGGAGATGCAGCAGAAGAGATTCCGGAATGTATAAGTGAAAATTTAGATGAGCTCAGCTCCGAAATGTTGCGGCAGTTGacagtaaatcaaattaaaaaggtTCGGGTTATCATCGATAAAGCAATGTTAGACAATGAACGGTGTCTTCAACAAGCAGAACAACTCCGCAATACTGCTCTGCGTGAGGTTGGCAATCATTTGCATGAGTCTGTGCCAGTGTCCAACGACGAGGACGAAAACCGTGTGGAGCGGACCTTTGGTGATTGTCAACGTCGGGGAAAGTATTCGCATGTTGATCTTATTGTAATGATAGACGGTATGGACGCGGAAAAAGGAGCTGTGGTGTCAGGTGGGCGTGGATATTTCTTAACTGGACCAGCAGTATTTCTTGAACAAGCCCTCATTCAACATTCACTACATATGTTGGCTAATCGTGGTTACACGCCTTTATATACGCCCTTTTTTATGCGCAAAGAAGTTATGCAGGAAGTGGCTCAACTTTCTCAGTTCGATGAAGAGCTATACAAGGTGATAGGAAAGACCAGCGAGCGTGGCGACGAGGTGGGTACCGATGAGAAATACCTCATTGCAACTTCAGAACAACCAATTGCTGCATTTCATCGTGATGAATGGCTTCCCGAAGCTTCTCTTCCAATCAAATATGCTGGTTTGTCTACTTGTTTTCGTCAAGAGGTTGGTTCCCACGGACGCGACACCCGTGGCATTTTTCGTGTCCATCAGTTTGAAAAAGTAGAACAGTTCGTACTTACTTCACCACATGACAATAAATCATGGGAGATGATGGATGAAATGATTGATAATGCAGAAAATTTCTGCCAGTCTCTAGAGATTCCATATCGCattgtaaatattgtttcaGGTGCACTCAACCATGCTGCTTCGAAGAAGTTGGATTTAGAAGCTTGGTTCGGTGGTAGCGGAGCATTCCGGGAACTTGTTTCCTGCTCAAATTGCTTAGATTATCAGGCTCGACGTTTGCTTGTTCGTTTTGGTCAAACAAAGAAAATGAACTCATCTGTCGATTATGTCCATATGTTAAACGCTACAATGTGCGCAACAACACGCGTTATTTGCGCTATCCTGGAGAATCATCAAACTGCGACTGGTGTGCGAGTACCGGAACCATTGAAAAAATACATGCCAGAAAAATATCGTGATGAAATTCCTTTTGTAAAACCAGCACCTATTGATCTAGAGGCGGCCGCAGCTACAGGCAAGAAAGTTAAAGGAAAAAAGGACCCCGCTGCTTAG